In the genome of Paenibacillus sp. FSL R5-0766, one region contains:
- a CDS encoding phosphoribosylanthranilate isomerase — MSELRNPLPAAVKICGLQDVEVLKSMINLPVDYIGVVFAKSRRRIEPEQAAALRTVLFEWSTYDRPKLAGVFVNPTLEELEHIMDIAQLDVIQLHGQETAEFCQQVKQRWNAKVFKVFSFPKDETGPEADDAAIRALDTYDKFVDAILLDTHDPLYGGGSGKTFAWERIPAYAEWAKSREIALFVAGGLQPDNVQQLIQTYAPFGVDVSSGVETEGVKDIAKITAFVERVKQA, encoded by the coding sequence ATGTCAGAACTGAGAAACCCGCTGCCAGCGGCCGTAAAAATATGTGGACTTCAGGACGTTGAAGTGCTAAAATCGATGATAAACTTGCCTGTGGATTACATTGGTGTTGTTTTTGCCAAATCACGCCGCCGAATCGAACCCGAGCAGGCTGCTGCATTAAGAACGGTGTTGTTCGAATGGTCTACTTATGATCGGCCGAAGCTTGCGGGTGTATTTGTGAATCCTACGCTCGAAGAACTGGAACACATTATGGACATTGCTCAGCTGGATGTTATTCAACTGCATGGACAGGAGACTGCGGAATTTTGCCAGCAGGTGAAGCAGCGGTGGAATGCCAAAGTGTTCAAAGTTTTCTCTTTTCCCAAAGATGAAACGGGACCGGAAGCTGATGATGCAGCAATAAGGGCTCTTGATACTTATGATAAATTCGTGGATGCGATATTGCTCGATACCCATGATCCTCTATATGGAGGGGGCTCCGGCAAAACGTTTGCCTGGGAGCGAATCCCTGCCTATGCTGAATGGGCAAAAAGTCGCGAAATTGCTCTGTTCGTTGCAGGAGGTTTGCAGCCGGACAATGTACAACAACTAATACAGACATATGCACCTTTCGGCGTCGATGTATCCAGCGGCGTGGAGACTGAAGGTGTGAAGGATATTGCCAAGATTACAGCATTCGTAGAAAGGGTGAAGCAGGCATGA